A region of the Marmota flaviventris isolate mMarFla1 chromosome 3, mMarFla1.hap1, whole genome shotgun sequence genome:
TGCCCCTAGCAACCTCTAATATGACTTGAGTCACTATAGAAGCATTTGCTTTATAAATGGGATTTCACTGTATGTGCTCTTGTAACTGgattctttcactcagcataattattttagatttcaaCTCTGATGTTGCATATATCCACCATTTCTTTTTTGCTGAATAGTATTTAACAGTATGAATAGGCCATTTCTCTTATCTATTGACCTGTTGTTGCAGATCTTGGTTTATTATGGTTTGGACCTATTGTGAAGTAAAGCTGCTATCTCTAAACATTTGTATAAGTATTGGTGTGGGTAGATACCTGTTTTAATTAGTCTTGGGTAAATACATAGGAGTAGAATGACTAGATCATGGTAGGTTTATCTAAATTTATATGAAAGCGCcaaatggttttcatttttacaattCCTCCAACAATGTACAGAAGTTCCAGTAGCTCTGTATCCTTTTTGGTACTTGACACCGTTAGCACTTTTAATTGTAGTTTTCCTAATGTGTATATAGAGATATGtcattgtggctttaatttccatttcactGATGATTAATTACTTGAGGTAGCTTTTCCTATGCACATAGAAAATcatatgtctttttaaatgtcttctcaAATACTTACACCATTTTTGTTGAATTGTCTATATCTATCACTGAATTATAAAAGTATAGAATTCTTTATGCATTTCCAATACAAGTTCTTTATccaatatatacttttcattttctctttctttgtgtctgagagaaaaagtttttaatttttataaagactGATTTatcaacattttgttttatgagtTGTGTGCTGTTTGTGTCTTTTCTAAAAAATCGTTTCTTACTCCAAGGTCAGTGATTTTCACCTATGTTCTGTTCTAGGAGTTTTATAatgtttagtgtttagttttataaatcacttcaagtgaattttttatatgtggtaaGGTAAGGGTTGAGACTCATTTTCTTCCATGCAGCTATGCATTTCTTCCAGTaccagtaaaagaaagaaagaaagagaaaagaaagacatttctttccttgttaaGTTATCTTGGCAGTTTTGTAATTAATCAATTGACCATGTCATCTGGGTCTATTTCTGTGCTCTTTATTCTATCCCACTGATGAATTAGTATATTTCTCAGGGTTTGAGTGCTATGGTAAGGTCAATTTTCTTTGATCTTATTTTCTGAtagattattctttttaaaaggacatCTATCATCATTGTTTTACTCAGAACCCTTCACTGATTGCCCACAAACAAGGTAGAATATGTAACCTGACACCACCCAGGgttgtggaaaatattttttttttacagatttgtCATCTGCCTCCTATTTCCAATTAAATTAGTTACTCATTGTTCCAAATGTGTATTCCAGGCTTGtatatttcaaatgtatattCCAAACATACATAATGTGGAAAAAAGACCAAATGGGGTACAAAAAAATTGGTATATTTGAGCatcaataagaaataaatgttttgatATGAAAAGACTTATGCATTAAGCAAATGCAGAGTGGCTTTGGAAGGTAAACACAGGATTCTTGCTGGAAATGCCAGAGGAACAGGCTTCCATATAATGCTAGGATGATGTAGTTAGAGCACTCTGAAAATGCAAGGGACATTCTCAGGAGATAGTGAATTCCCTGTTACTAGCAGGGGCCAGATGATCACCTATTGAGaattgtgaatgggataattgTGTCAGATGGGGGTTAGATCAGGGCACCTTTATAAGGTTCCCTCCAGCGTTGAGACTACATAAATAcacattcaaaatttatttatctttctgttgtTAAATATCATTTCACAGCCAGAAGAGTCTTCCAAATCATTTTTGGCTAAACCAGTGAAATATTCCATTTAAAACTTCATTCTTCAACATGCTACTCATGAACTACTGCTGAAATTAATgggggcttaaaaaaaaaaagagagagcttcTGCTACCACATTTCCCATCTGCAGTTCTAGAATCATGCTTCATGGGACATTATTAATGTATCACTAAATAAGAGAAGCCATTTGTAAATGATTGTGCACAATTATTCTTTGTCATATCCATAAATTATATATCGGGCTCTCCTAGTTGAGTGGATCTAAACCGGTCAGGGCAGCAAGAAGCAACAGCCTTAGAATCTTTTGAGACgataattaattttcaaaatgccaAGGCCAATTGGCAATAGTTAACATTACCCCCAGAGCACAATTATGGCCTAGATGCCACGGAGACAAGTTGCCCTGTATTGCCTATAAATGGATTCTCAGAAAACCTAATTTGAAATTACTGCCTTTAATTATACTGCTGATATAAATAACTTTGATAAAATTAGTGCAGCTGGCCTCCTGTTTGTTTTTCCCATTTAAATGCACTGTACAATGTAATCATCTGAAATAAACATCCATTACAAAGAATGCTTCATTTCAAAGAACATATTATTCTGCTCATCCAGCCAATTGTTAttttcccctccccagccccatttcaaTCTTGCACCTATTAAAGGGATGAACAAATTACCAAGCTCTCATAATGTACCAACTAGCGAATTAAAACAATACATTGCTGCTGAATAGGGCCAtgcatttaaaagattttaattcatttttatcctCAATTACCACGTTTTCTCTTTAAACAGGCCCTGCCTGTTTCCAAATTGTTAAAAAGACATGTTCTTCTCTACATAATATAATTATGTCATTCCCTAAATAGAAATCCATATCTTTAGAAGGAAATAGAAGGTGAGCATTCATTTGTTAGGCTTCTTGACTCCAAAGTCTGAGGAAAGGGTCTCAAGACTTAAATGAAACTTTGGCTTCACTTCATTTATTCTGTTACAGGGCAGAATTGGCTGTGCTGTAGAATAGACTGGAACCCTTTCTTCTTTGTTCACTGTGGTGTGATTGTCATCTCTATCTCTACTGCAATCAGGACAGGATTTACCAAGGTCAATTCAACTCAGTTCAACTATTACCAAAATCCATTCTACCCCACAACTCTTTATTAACTACCCACTATACACAAGACACCATGAAGATTTCCAGAATGAGCAAGACGTGGCCTCTTTTGCTCTGTTctatagtgaagaaaaaaaaaaaaaaaaagattagctaTAGAGCTGTGTGGCAGTTTGGAAGTGGTTAGACAAGGACACAGATGATGCACTAAATGCTACAGCAAGATTAATACCATATGAGAAGTTAAAAGGGTTCTTGGAGTTCAGAAAATGGGTATACATAAGGTTGGGAAAATTAACTGGCCCTCGAGGGAAATTGCAAGGCTAATTCTTGCTCTTCTCTGTAAAGTCATGGAAACAAAAGTAGGGGAATGTTTAGGAATAGCAAATGAGCTAATTCTTGCTGGGATCccagaattaaaagaaatagatgaagtcaaaaccagaaaaatgaatggaattcaGAACACAGAAGCCTAAAATCCCAAACTGGatgtatgtatttaatttatCAGGTAGTGATGAATTATTGAAGCCCTTtcgggaaatgaaaaaaaaaattatttgggttGTACTTTAGGGAGGGAAGTTTCAAATTCCTGAAAAACATGggtcaaaaggagaaaaatggaaggcagTGAGAACTGTGAGAATATCTTCCTATGTCTCAATAATTAACTTCATCAAGTTGAGGGAGCGGCCGAGATCTGATATTTGATGTGCTTGCAGTCAGACTTAGATCAAACACCAGAGCTACAACCTGAGCATGGGAGATACCCCAAGGCCAGCAGGTGCAGTGGCAATCATCAACTGATTTATCCTCCAAGTATGTAACTCAAACTCTGTCCCATGGACTCATGGACCCAGTACCCACCGATAATACAGCTCCTCCTGATTGTCCAGTCTCTGAGTTTATGTTCTACCAAAAGTAGAGCCTAGAACAAGTGCTTGTGCAAGTAGTTTGTTTGGAAAATGTTTCCTTGGCAGAAATAATGAAGGGAAAAGGAGCAGTGagacagaaaaatagaagaagccaaTGGAAGGATAGGGGCCTCACTGAAGTGGCAACAGGGATCAGCAGGATCTCCTAAGAAATGTCAAGGCTGTATCCAAGCAGTGAGCTGGTGTGTTTATCCTCCACCTTCTGCCTTCCTTCAATTGAGGACTGTGTAGGGATTGCACCTTTACACTCTGGGGCACACTAGTACATAGGCTTTCACAGAGTGCCCTGGGTTGATATTTGGCTTGGTAGAACTTGTTCTCTTTCATAGTATATCCAAGGCAGTTGACAAGCCTTAGAACAGTTAACAAGTGCATAGCCTTATAAACACCACTGGCCTTGTAGTTTATACCCAGACTAGAGCCACTGCACCCTTTTCACCACCTAAACTTTGTCCAACCCAGGAATTGTGATGCTATGGCTCACTTGGCACCATCACCACTCCATCCATACCAGCCGAGAGTGCCTTGTTATGTCTAACCATGAGTATGATCCAGCTCCTAAATTCTACCATGTCAGTCTGCTTTCTAGCACAACTTGTGGTGTCAATTTTCTGTCGATTTTGGTTTCACTCACAGCAGTACCTGTAGCAAGGATTTTGGTGCAACTGGTGTGTTTGAAAAGTTTCCCAGGAATCATAAATGGTAACATACAGAAGGATGAGATAAGGATGGGAGGGGAGTGAATTTTTCAACTGCATTTTGAAGTTAGTAATTGAAGACTGATTCCCATGGGGCTCCAGAGAAATATCCAAGATGACTTCAGAATTTTCCACCTGAGGAACAATAAAATGGGTCACTTGGCCACAAGCTCATAGTGTCCACTTTTATTAAGGGTTTTCTTAGAGGTGTTAACTCCCTTTCAAGCTtgaacaaaaacacaagaaaacccAGAACAAGTATAAACCAAGTGACATTCACCTAAGGTGGGGCACTGTCACTGTGAGGTTGGCTAGCATGCTTAAGGAACTCTTCACTAGAACCTCAGGTGTCATGAGAAGTGTACTGAAAGGATGTGACCCTGGATACCTGGGTATCTTCTGTCTCTCAATTTAGCTCCCAGGAAGTCTATGTGTTACTAGGCAGCCTAGGTGCTATGAACCAACCTCTTCTATTTCACAGAATGTTCCCTCATCATTACCCAGGAAGACAATCCTTGCTCTCAGAATTAGTCTTATGATTTTCTGGCCACTATGGTTCAATCTGAACTATCGACAAAGCTTATCTTGGACCTGGTTTATATTAATAGAAGCAAATACCTGTTTCTGTTGAAAAACAGGAGGTGACATGGTCGGGTGTTTCAAACTAAATTTTCTGCCATGCCTTCCCTGCTGACAATAATTATTCTATCTCGCTTTTCAATGCTGGGtttcaacaggaaaaaatatCCAGGCTGAGTTTGTTCTCTGCACACCAACATAGCGCCATCTACTAGCTCTCTGGGACCTCTCCAGGCCAGCTAGATTCCCCATTATTAGttgtaccttatttttttaacctgCTGAAGAACCTAGCCCTGCTCCAAGCCACTCTCCTAATGGTGAGAATTGCCAAAAATTGATTTTCCCCTTTTGAAACCATGTTCAACTCCTTCCAAACCTTGGTGTGTCAAAAGGGGCATTCAGATGACTTGCTTTGACATTCTCTTCCACTTTTTCCTGCATATACCACTTTTATTCCATAggattttagatttcacttcaaaATCATTTTCCTCTATATCTAGATGTTGTCCTCAGATCATGGTGCAGGGATTTTTATGAATGCCACCCTGCCTTTggcatttagtattttttttcttgaacttcCATTATTGCTGATATGggaaatgtttaatttaaaaagagaaaaataaaaatgactccaGTCACTATGGCTTCAGAGCTTAATTGCATTCAGTTTTGCAGCATTTCTCACCCTGCCCTTTCCATTTCCTGAGTACACACGGAGCAGGGGCCTCTGTGCAGATTCTGTCCTCTGGATTTACCAGATCTGTTGTAAAGTGCTCCTGGCCTGGGAGCTGGTGGCCAACTTTCCAAATACAGTTGAGCAAGGCTCTGGCCTCCTACCTATTTCAGCTTTCACAGGCAATGCCAGGCTTCTTGACTGGGCAGTCTTCCCTGTGTCCCACTGTTAGCAAGTCACATTCACTTTACTCTGGTGGACCCTACTTGCTCTTCCCGGTGAGCAGTTGCAGCTATCTTTCACATACCCAAGAAAGCACTGATGATGTCTGGATTTCCTCACTCTCCCGCCCCCTCAGGATGAGAAAAGGCAGACCTCCCTCCGGTCTATCCTCTTCTGTCCCTTGTACCTTCCCACAAAGGTGCACAAGAGGCACTGCTCCTGCTGGCTGAAAAGCTGAACTGAAAGGAACAGGCTTGAAGAGCAAGGCTGTGCTTTGGCTTCCCCCAGGAATATCCTGATGAGTCTTCCACATACCCTGCCCTACCCCTGCCTCTCTTCTCAGCCTAGGTTCAACCCACGGTGGATAAATGGGCGATAGAGATAGTGGGATTCACCCCTTGTTCTTTTTCCCCGGTCTTGCTCTTCAGCAGAAAGACTGTGATTTTACTTCCTGCACACTAGAATTTTCCCTGGGtcattccttctctctccttaGACTAGGGTTACAGTAAAGCTGTGTCTAGAATTCCAGGATCTCTTCTGGCTATATGAAAATGAGATCCAAGGATGAGAATATTCCCAaattctctctttcaaaaaaaaaatcaaactttcaaTATTATCTCACTGGAGTCTCAGAAAAACAtctaatgtgaaattttaaaagcaaagctGTCTCTCTTTTGACTAAAGCCAGAAGTTCATAATTCTGGAAGCACATTATAGTAACTAGGGCAGTTTTTAAGAATAGTGATGTCTAGGTTGTGTGTCCAGATCCCAGTCCTAAAAGATTCTAGAATCAGGCTCagagaaagatattttttaaacttcccaGCAATTTTATTGTTTAGCCAGGATTGAGAGTCACTGACCTAAGGCTGTCACATGTCTTTCCCTCAGGGAAATACCATTGAGTCCACGTGTCCATGTCCATGATTTATGAGGAAtgcataaaaagaattttaatatttcaagcTTAATGTGCTGTTACAACCCTAAAACATTCTACAACACAGACCCACAAATTCATGTTATCATCTTACCAATCCTTTCGAGCATGTGTTACTATTCTGTATTTAGTTGAACGGTGATGTGGAgctcaaagaggttaagtaatCACTGGAGACAAACACAAAtctttatttctgatattaataGCCACCATTTACAACATtctaaacatgatttttaaaatgaacctCCTATTATTAAGATTAGATATAGAAACAGATAATTTGAAAACTGAAGACTTTCTGTAATCCTAAGTCATAAAGATAATTACTCTCAATGATTGGCTGTGAACACCTCCAAGCTTTTTGTGTCATATGCAAAGACATCAATAAAACACTATTTCCCCTAATAAGATCACACTGTATGCAattttgaaacttaatttttctcttaaacaTATATTCtacagccgggcacagtggtgcatgcctgtaattccagtgactcgggaaactgaggcaggaggattacaaattcaaagccctgtgaaacaatttagtgaggccctaaacaactcagtgagactctgtctctaaataaaatataaaaaaagggctggagatgtggctcagtggttaagtgcccctagattcaatccccagtccctccTACCAAAATGTTTACCAAATTGTCCTCCAAGTAAGTGAAAACTTACAATTACTTCAACAATATATGACAATGATTTGGTTTCCACACCTCAGTGACACTAGGTGGGTATTAGCAATCTTTTTTGAATGTGCTCATTTGCTAAATGGAAGTGGATACCCATTATTAACTAAATTTGCAtatgtttacttatttaaaattggACATCTTTTTACATATGCAttttgatcctttgtatttccttttctgtgaactACCTATCTGTGTGTTTCACTCATTTTTCTATGAGATCAATTGGCCTTTCTTTATTGATTTGTGAGAGATTTCTGAATGCCAGAGAAATATGGTgttatttgtggttttgagtCTTGTCTGGTTTGCCTTTGAAGATTAGCTGAAGTGTCTCACCCTATATTACTTTCCAATAACTGTGTAATGTATGGCTGCAGACTTGCTGATTgtgaacaacaaaaatttattatcttagagttctggaggttggaagccAAACATGGGCTCCATGGGGCTAAAATGAAGGTGTCTGCAGGGCTGGATTCCTTCTTCAGGCTCAAGGGGAGGACTCTTTTCTAACTTTTCCCAGTATCCACAGACCATTTGCAGTCCTTCACTCCAGGCCCTGTCCCTTTCCCTTCAAGCCATCATCCATGTGGCATATTTCCTTCTCTCTGACCTCTACTCCTCTATCATTTGTTTTTTCCATCTGACCTAATTCCATCGCCTCTTTTTCATTAGGATCCTCATGATTACATTGAGCCTACCAGGATAGCTCAGGATAAATTCCCCATTTCAAAATTCTTAACTACATATGTAAAGTCCTTTTTGCCATGTATGGAAACTTGTCTACAAGGTCCAGAGATCaggatgtggacatctttgaAGGACTGATATTCAGCCTACTGGGCCTCCTCTTCCCATGTTTTTCTAATGTCTTGAGTAAgaattaatttctctttctctctggatCCCACAATTCTCAGCATGAGATGATTCCCATATTTCTAATGTGAGAATTTTTAGAGCTTCTGTGAAATTTGGGCTAATCTTTTTACTCTTATTCTTACTGTCCTGGTGACTTAGCTGTTTATCTCATCTATGCAGTCAGATAGGCCTGAATCTAGACTGGTAACTCACTTGGTTTCCTCATGTGTGGAGGGGGAGAAGCTATCCTGCTGGATAAGAGAACAGATGGCAGAATCAGATTCCTGATCCAAATCTCTGCTCCACCACCTACGAGTGAAAATCTGCCCTAatttctcagtttcctcaactacAATACACAAATAATTACAGTATTTACTACATGCCTTTACTGTATTAATTGAATATGTGGAAATGGCTTAAAATAATGactggcataaatatttactaaaaactataatttattatttctcattgtGAAGTTATTGTAAGAATTAGAAATGGTAGATAACACCACAACAGAAAACAACACAATGCACAGGGTAAATTACCAGTACACTCTTGCTTTCCATTTATCTTCATCTTCTGTGTTAAAAACAATAGCTTAAAGAAGTCAAATAAAGAGAATGCTGTATTTCAAAGGTAGAAAATGTAGTGAAATGTATTCAACTTTGTGATAATAACCTGAATTATTTCAGGCTCTCATTCTCAAGCTCAATATGTCACAGGGTTAAAAACATATGAAAGGTCAATACTGTTGCAATGGAATGATTTTATTAGTTCCACTGATGAAATGATAATTGTGTCAACCACAGGCTTTTAAATATTACAaagtgttttcaaatatattgtcTCATGGGGCCTCAGTGTTAACTCAAGGCAGTATGTAGCAATCTCATGGCTATTTGATTATTTCAGCTCCCCAGATTATTATCATCTTTATCACATAATAGCATTTTACTCCCTTGGTTCATGGGCTCTCCCATTGTTACCTATTTGTTTCCCAGGCAAATTGAGCTAGTCCACTCAAATGATTATAGTAAATAGAATAGAAACTTGTGGAATCATCTTCCTCTATGGTGTGAAGCAACAGCAGAGTGGTACAGCAAATCAGCTGTTCCAAGTTCCTCAAAATGAGTTTTACTTTTGCAAAAGAGCCTCTAACTTCCTGCATTCTGTGAGCTGCACTGTGAGCAACATGACTGGCAGCCACgtttgttgtaattttttaaatatgtggaaaaaaagcAAGATATCGACCATGTATTACCTTAATCAAGATGCCAAATTATCTAACTTGTTTCTCCAGGCCAGCAGCCCAACAACAGGGGCAGCTCCCAGGAGCCAGTCAAGgttgtctgtctgtccatccactcaggacatttgcaggtaagtgcTGAGCAAATAATCCTATTCAATATTGCTTAGACcggtgttttgtgtttttgttttatagtatGAGAATGTGTAGCTCTTGCTTCTGCTTTCCATGGTCCATGGACAATTTATTTTCCTCTAGTTCGCCTCTCCCCTCTagttcattttctccttttggtCTTTATTTACCAGCTTCTGGCCATGCTATcattttcatcattctttttctttccctctgtctTTCCATCACTTTCCTCTCCATTCCCATCTCCCATCCTTGGCCTGCTGCTTTGTCCAGATCTTCCATCTTACATGACATGTCAGAAGATGCATTTGAGCAATGCACCCCTGTCGTGGTGCTGGGTCCTGCTAGGAAGGAGTGTGGTAAGAAACCAGTAAAACAGAAGCctaggaggaggagaagggccTCCGAGAGATACAAGCATgcagaagaacaaataaaaggggggaaaaatgacTTCCACCTCCAGATCTCAAGCCCCAGATGGAGAGAACTTTACACAGATTCTTCAGACTCATCTTCCACAGATGAGAATCATTGGATTCAGACAAAAAAGAGAGCCCAGGTTAAGTTCAGACTGTCACGAAGaaggagaaataataataagCCCTGTGGAAACTCGGCTGCGTCTTCCACTCCTAATGGAATTGAGCTTGTCGATCTGGGATCCAAAGGTGAGAAGCAGCAGGAGCCAAAGGAATGTGAGAGTTGCTCTTTAAACCTCTGCAAAGGAAAAGTCATAAGGTACCAAGAAGGATCCTTTGAGATCAAGAGACCCTCAAGGAACCATGAGAGAAACAAAGTTAGATACCACCACAGGGATTCTCAGCTCTTGCACAGTCTTAGGCAAAATGAAACAATCAAGAAAGGATTTTCAGAAATGGATTCCAGCACTGAAATACTGGCAGTTAAGGGAGGCAGCCAGTCCATGGACAATACAGGGCTCCAGGTGAATAATGCTGTTCAGAATCCTCCAGCCACCTACGATGATCACTTAGCAGTGTGCAGGTCAGTTGCTATAGAGATAGACTTGATGTCTTCCTAGTAGATTTCTTCCTGCTGTGAgttgggtgtgtgtttgtgtgtgaccAACCctcaaaatgtggcatttattcaTGCTGTTATTTGTCTGATAGGCTATAAGATGATAACATGAGAAAAGCTGGGTATGTGAAGAAGAATGCAAAAGTATCTGGGCGTTCGAAAGCGAATTAggtttcttcttccatttcttataGTTGAATAATCACCTATCCTGGAAAAGGGATTACCAAAGCACTTGAGGCTTGTGCCCATTCCACTTAAGACTAAAATAATGGAGAACAAGTGAGTGAGAAGTGTGTGGAACCTTAGATCATTCCATGAGAATCTGGTGAACTGTTAGCATCCTGACAGAAAGCTATTCACAGCTTAAGTTCTTTAAGGTCAGATTTTTTTTGCATCAGAAAAATCTCCTGTGCAGTGGGCTCTAATTTGTTCTCCAATTGCCTGACTCAGCAGGGTCACTCAAGACTGAAAGGACAGAGaaatggttcatggacatttcAGTGGGGTTACTAGAGCCTTTAAGAAATGAGAGCACATTAACTTTGCTGATAATCACACACTAAAATATGTCAACTTTTGGACATTTAATAGCTCTGATACTGCTTTCTTGTACTTTTTAACCAATgcacacattttcaaaataacacaACATCAAAAAGAAGTATAAGGATATCCATGATAGTAGGCATAAATGAGGtacttaaaaaaagttaaaattatattcaatcaTTTAAACTGGATTCCTATTTGTGAGCAAGTGCAGATTTTGTTGTATAAAGCATGTCTGTTTGactttattctcataaaactgaaGTTACTTTataaaacgtgtgtgtgtgtgtgtgtgtgtgttgcatgtGAATCACATGAATGAGAGAAAGCTATCCATGACCATTTGGGGAAGGGGagcaagaaaaattaatttctagaTGTGAATAACATTAGAGTTTCTCTGAAAGTTCTATAAGATAGTTATTCATAAAatgttcattcattaattcaagcATTTATTATGCATCCAGCTTTCCTCTAGGCACTGAAAATACAGTGCATATTTGGATAGTTTCTGACATGATAGAGCTTATAGTCTCATGGAGAACCCAGACACGAAACAAATTATTTCATAGTTATTATATTTCAGTCATGATAAGAATCTGGGAGCACAGAAGCTCAACCTATTCTGGGAGATCAGAGAGGAATTCTTCTAAGGAAGTGACAAGCTGACCAAAGCTCCACATACAACAGACTTGATCAAGGAAAGAAGCAGGAAGGCCATCCAGGCAGAGCATgccaggaggagggaaggagcctGAGAGCAGGGAACTGAAAACCTGCTTTTGTGGTCTGGGTGTGGCGAGGGAGGGGGAGCAGACAGGGAAATAAGGATGGAGAAGTGGGATGGGCTGGGCTACACAGGGCCATGTTGGGGGGTTTAAAAGGCATTTAAAAGTAAAGTGACACCATTTGACTTATGTATTAATGCAAGTTTCCTACAATCTTTTAAATATGACTTATGCATGCCTTTCCTGAACATTTAAGGGATAGGCTAAACATCATTTGTGGTCTAAACTAAGAACTCCCCACTTGCAACCATCTGTTGTCATTTCCCAAATCTACTTCCAGCATTATTTAGTAAGACAGCCAAAGAAGCTAGCTTTCAACTTAAGGATAATTGGAGAAAAAAAGTAATGCTAACAATTAAAGTCATGGTGACTGGCTCTCCTAACATGAATTCTACTCTGGAGGAACGTTTCCACAGACAGGATACTTAACTAAATGAAAGTGAGATCAGTGGGCTATTGCTATTATTTCCTACTGTGGATTAGCACCAAAATACACCATCTAAGCAAATGCTGTGGGCAGCATATTATACCGAATGCTGAGGATAAAAACTGGCAaaagacttgatttttttttttcctttaagcagCCTATTTTCTAAGTGGGAGAAATTGAGTGCACACCTGAAAAGACAAAAGTTTAAGGTAGCACAGAGTGAATGTAAGAAGACAACTATTATAGGAAtctgaagaaagaaaactctCCAGAACTGGAATGATTTAGAAATCCCTTaggaagggatgggattaggGCTGAGAAAAGTAGAATTTTGACTGGCGACATTTCCTGGATGGTGCTCCAGTTACTACAGTCAGGGAATATATTATTAGCTCAGATAGGGATTGGGGACTGACTGtgcatttaagattttttttttatgaaattgtGTGGCTGGGTTAGAAGATTCACATAGATTGATAACAACGAATGTTTTTCTTAAAGAcgttttgaagaaaatattgactCAGAATTCTGAGTTGTTGCTTCTGTAACTCTGTTTCCAAACGAACTCAATAAACTCTTAAGTTCCAAGTTTTTGCTTTAAAAGCTGAGGGCAGGTCAGGGGCCCTCTCTTAGTCCATCTTCAATCAGACTCCATCTTCAACATGGTTCTGCATAGTATGCCTCTAAGGAATAAAAAGGTACTACTactaaaaataatacagaaaagcCTTTGCTAAATAAAACAGGCTGATGGAGTGTCACATAGAGAGGGCCACCATCCTTGTCCTTGAGTGTGCTGATAGAGGAGCCTCGATTTAGGAGGAGCTGTGGAAGAAGTATCCCACTGTGAGTTGAGCAGGATGCCTGTTCATGGATAGCGAGCGAGAAGAACAAACGGCATACTGGCATTCCACCAAATGAATAGGAATGATCTTAGTGACTAGATTTGGTGAGAGCATAAGACAAAGGA
Encoded here:
- the Marchf1 gene encoding E3 ubiquitin-protein ligase MARCHF1 isoform X2 gives rise to the protein MTGSHVCCNFLNMWKKSKISTMYYLNQDAKLSNLFLQASSPTTGAAPRSQSRLSVCPSTQDICRSSILHDMSEDAFEQCTPVVVLGPARKECGKKPVKQKPRRRRRASERYKHAEEQIKGGKNDFHLQISSPRWRELYTDSSDSSSTDENHWIQTKKRAQVKFRLSRRRRNNNKPCGNSAASSTPNGIELVDLGSKGEKQQEPKECESCSLNLCKGKVIRYQEGSFEIKRPSRNHERNKVRYHHRDSQLLHSLRQNETIKKGFSEMDSSTEILAVKGGSQSMDNTGLQVNNAVQNPPATYDDHLAVCRICHCEGDEESPLITPCRCTGTLRFVHQSCLHQWIKSSDTRCCELCKYDFIMETKLKPLRKWEKLQMTTSERRKIFCSVTFHVIAITCVVWSLYVLIDRTAEEIKQGNDNGVLEWPFWTKLVVVAIGFTGGLVFMYVQCKVYVQLWRRLKAYNRVIFVQNCPDTANKLEKNFSCNVNTDTKEAVVVPVSQTGTNSLPSAESGPPEVIPV